The Echeneis naucrates chromosome 10, fEcheNa1.1, whole genome shotgun sequence genome has a window encoding:
- the LOC115050385 gene encoding uncharacterized protein LOC115050385 produces the protein MTFETKTVGVGEDVKLTCPRQKSDYSANLFWIGLVSGNLPELLGGTYSFDDYRVNKTPHFTTKQEPGTFLLYINETEQSDTGLYYCIKVKGLDMKFLKGTFLRIKGAEPEITTNFQLPPSDPVRPGDSVTLQCSVLFDSEKKTCPGDHSVYWFRAGSDEAHPSFIYAHGNNSDHCKKIPESESTQKCDYFFSKNVSSSDAGTHYCAVATCGEILFGNGTKLEIEKLEVEDNMMDLQRTNTLLLVLCGTLATALIVTVFLFYMKKKTCDCSKAADAATVSTDQRSQQGDEDRLTYSAPTFTRRKAGKVDRRNEKAVEKETVYSGVRAL, from the exons ATGACCTTTGAGACGAAGACTGTTGGTGTTGGAGAAGACGTGAAGTTGACATGTCCCCGCCAAAAATCTGATTACTCTGCAAATTTATTTTGGATCGGACTTGTTTCTGGAAACTTACCTGAACTCTTGGGAGGAACATATTCATTTGATGATTATCGTGTTAATAAGACTCCTCActttacaacaaaacaagaacctGGAACTTTTCTTCTGTATATTAATGAAACAGAGCAAAGTGACACTGGACTGTACTACTGTATAAAAGTCAAAGGCTTAGATATGAAGTttttaaaaggaacatttctgagGATTAAAG gagcagaacctgagatcaccaccaactttcagcttcctccatctgatccagtccgtccaggagactcagtgactcttcagtgttcggtcctctttgactctgagaagaaaacatgtccaggagatcacagtgtgtactggttcagagctggatcagatgaagctcatcccagtttcatttacgctcatggaaacaatagtgatcattgtaaaaagattcctgagtctgagtccacacagaaatgtgattacttcttctccaagaacgtcagctcctctgatgctgggaCTCATTACTGCGCTGTGGCCACGTgtggagaaattttatttggaaatgggacTAAACTGGAGATTGAAAAACTGGAAGTTGAAG ATAACATGATGGATCTCCAGAGGACCAACACACTTCTGTTGGTGTTATGTGGTACTTTGGCTACAGCTCTGATTgttactgtcttcctgttttatatgaagaagaaaacttgtgATTGTTCCAAAG ctgcagatgctgcaacAGTCAGCACTGATCAGAGAAGTCAGCAG GGAGATGAGGACCGACTTACTTATTCTGCTCCAACCTTCACCAGGAGGAAAGCTGGAAAAGTGgacagaaggaatgaaaaagcaGTCGAGAAAGAGACGGTGTACTCTGGTGTCAGAGCTTTGTGA